AAATGGGAACCGTTTTCTATTCTTTTCATAGGCGGCGGGATTGCCTGTGGGATTGTGCTAGTAGATTATCTTGCAATGCAAATCTTGCCGGAGTCATGGTTTGATGATGGTGGTATTAATGATCGCATGTTCCGAGGAATGTCAGTGATGCAATTACTAGTTGTGACTTTTTTTATCGGATTTGCTGAAGAACTTTTATTCCGGGGTGTTTTGCAAACACATTTTGGACTTATACTTGCGAGCCTTATCTTTGCCATTTTACATATCCGGTATATTACGAAGCCATTTTTATTCTCTTTTGTTTGTATTATAAGTTTTATTTTCGGATATGTATTTCAATGGACGGGGAATTTGCTTATAACAATTTTCGCCCACTTTCTTGTTGATTTTATAATGGGGCTTCAATTGAGGAAATAAATGAAAGGTGGTGGTGACCAACGTGAGAAGGAAAATTCCTGATTTTGAGGAAGAATTACAAGAAGAACAGGAACAAGAGCAGGTAGAGGAAGGTTTACCGCCGCGTAGCGAGGTTCATAGAGATAAAAAGAAGAAATTTAAAATTAATCATTTCTTTGTTAGAGTATTAACGTTCTTATTTATCTTGTTACCAATATGTATTTTATGGTATACAGATCAATATATTGAAGTGCAAAGTTCAAAAGGAGAGAATGAGACCAATAGAGGAGCATTTGAAGTTATCTTTTTTGATTCGAATAAATCAGTGGAGCAGAAAAAAATAGAGAAACCTAAAATTCACATTGTAAAAGAAGGGGAAACTTTAGAGAGCATTGGCGAGAAATACTTTCCTGGAGAAAATGGAGCTGAAAAGATAGAGGAATATAATCATTTGCAAAATCGTGAGTTAGAAGTAGGACAAAAATTGAAAATACCTATTACGAATCATGAGAAGAAGAATGAATAAGAGAAATGTATATCATGTATTTTTGTTAGACAAAATGAAGTGAATAAAAGAATTATATTCTACTAAGGGAGAAGTTGAGACGAATATATGCTATGGATCATATTAGGTAGTGTCTTTATATGTCTCGGGTTTATTTTTTTCTTTATCATGTATAGGGAAGCGATGCGTGATACAGTATTAGAACATACTTTAACCTTCAAAGACTTTCCGAAAAGCTTTCAAAAGGTGAGAATTTTCTTCATTTCTGATATTCATAGGAGGATTGTGTCCCGCACATTAATCGAAAGAGTGAAGGGACAAGTAGATCTTGTAATTATTGGTGGCGATTTGGCAGAAAAGGGTGTATCTTTAGCGCAAATCGCTTTCAATATTAAGCAGTTAAGGGAAATAGGCCCTGTATATTTTGTGTGGGGAAATAATGATTATGAAATTGAATACCATGAACTAGATGCTCTATTGTTAGAACATGGTGTAAAAGTTTTAGATAATACACGAGTGATATTTGAATCAGGTGCTGGAGAGAAGCTTTGTTTGCTCGGTGTAG
The window above is part of the Bacillus cytotoxicus NVH 391-98 genome. Proteins encoded here:
- a CDS encoding CPBP family intramembrane glutamic endopeptidase gives rise to the protein MNIQRRSVEDMSPKEIRLNLYITQLIIISIGCLLAYILFPGKEEFSNLWKWEPFSILFIGGGIACGIVLVDYLAMQILPESWFDDGGINDRMFRGMSVMQLLVVTFFIGFAEELLFRGVLQTHFGLILASLIFAILHIRYITKPFLFSFVCIISFIFGYVFQWTGNLLITIFAHFLVDFIMGLQLRK
- a CDS encoding LysM peptidoglycan-binding domain-containing protein, with amino-acid sequence MRRKIPDFEEELQEEQEQEQVEEGLPPRSEVHRDKKKKFKINHFFVRVLTFLFILLPICILWYTDQYIEVQSSKGENETNRGAFEVIFFDSNKSVEQKKIEKPKIHIVKEGETLESIGEKYFPGENGAEKIEEYNHLQNRELEVGQKLKIPITNHEKKNE
- a CDS encoding metallophosphoesterase: MLWIILGSVFICLGFIFFFIMYREAMRDTVLEHTLTFKDFPKSFQKVRIFFISDIHRRIVSRTLIERVKGQVDLVIIGGDLAEKGVSLAQIAFNIKQLREIGPVYFVWGNNDYEIEYHELDALLLEHGVKVLDNTRVIFESGAGEKLCLLGVDDVGLERDRLDLALADCQEDGFRILISHNPAIIDKMSGEEGISLILSGHTHGGQIRLFHFKKYLKGGVYYYSNMTLFVSNGYGTTLVPLRFRAPAQTHIITLKQKE